From the Venenivibrio stagnispumantis genome, one window contains:
- a CDS encoding nitrilase-related carbon-nitrogen hydrolase, with product MRLYTLQINLKLGDVEANLEKIFSYIEKVEQNSFLLLPEMFSSGFDNLNLSTHCEKTENIYIKLSEISKRKNITIGGTLPEKRKKGIYNTAFLIDKGEIIYKRDKVKLFTPTGEDKFFKKGKPLYDIAESSTGNIGFLICFELRFCNIAYLLRKKGVEILAVPAQWGKERKEHLTTLSKARAIETQSFLVVSNTVGKIGDIEYAGYSGIYSPWGEELVSAKEEEGLFFADIDLEEIYKVRNKIKMEL from the coding sequence TTGAGATTATATACATTACAGATAAATCTAAAACTTGGTGATGTAGAGGCAAATCTTGAAAAGATATTTTCTTATATTGAAAAAGTAGAGCAAAACTCATTTTTATTACTTCCTGAAATGTTTAGCAGTGGATTTGATAATCTAAATCTTTCTACCCACTGCGAAAAAACAGAAAATATATATATTAAACTTTCTGAAATATCAAAAAGAAAAAATATAACAATTGGCGGGACATTGCCGGAAAAAAGAAAAAAAGGGATATACAACACAGCTTTTTTAATTGATAAAGGAGAAATTATTTATAAAAGAGATAAAGTTAAATTATTTACACCTACCGGTGAAGATAAATTTTTCAAAAAAGGAAAACCTTTATACGATATAGCAGAAAGCTCTACCGGAAATATAGGATTTTTAATATGCTTTGAACTTAGATTTTGTAATATTGCTTATTTACTTAGAAAAAAAGGGGTAGAAATATTGGCAGTCCCTGCCCAATGGGGAAAGGAAAGAAAAGAACATTTAACAACCCTTTCAAAAGCAAGAGCAATAGAAACCCAATCATTTTTAGTAGTTTCCAATACTGTAGGAAAAATAGGAGATATTGAGTATGCCGGATATTCCGGTATATATTCCCCTTGGGGAGAAGAGCTTGTATCTGCAAAAGAGGAAGAAGGATTATTTTTTGCTGATATAGATTTGGAAGAAATATATAAAGTTAGAAATAAAATAAAAATGGAGTTGTAA
- a CDS encoding ABC transporter ATP-binding protein: MKEILKVDNLKVDFYIGEQKIEAVKGISFSLFSNEIVAIVGESGSGKSVTCQAILDILPSYAKVEGNILFQNKNIKNLSKEEKRQIRGNKISMVFQEPSAVLNPLLTVGEQIVETIKAHNNVSDKEAKDIAIQTLKKVEIPQPEKRFYQYPHELSGGLKQRVVIAIAIVNNPVLLLADEPTTALDVTTSAKILDLFLKLKEDYKMSILIITHDLGVVAQVADRVIVMYRGEILEQGDVYQIFENPISEYTKMLLNSRFSIRSRN, encoded by the coding sequence ATGAAAGAGATTTTAAAAGTAGATAATCTTAAAGTTGATTTTTATATAGGAGAGCAAAAGATAGAAGCAGTAAAAGGGATATCTTTTTCCCTTTTTTCAAATGAGATAGTAGCTATTGTTGGAGAGTCCGGTTCAGGAAAAAGTGTAACCTGTCAGGCAATTTTAGATATATTGCCTTCTTATGCAAAAGTGGAAGGCAATATTTTATTTCAAAATAAAAATATAAAAAATTTATCTAAGGAAGAAAAAAGACAGATAAGAGGAAATAAAATATCAATGGTTTTTCAAGAGCCTTCTGCTGTTTTAAATCCCCTATTAACAGTAGGAGAGCAGATTGTTGAAACAATAAAAGCTCATAATAATGTTTCAGATAAAGAAGCAAAAGATATAGCAATACAGACATTAAAAAAGGTAGAAATACCTCAGCCGGAAAAAAGGTTTTATCAATATCCACACGAGTTATCCGGTGGTTTAAAACAAAGAGTTGTAATAGCCATAGCAATAGTAAATAATCCTGTATTATTGTTGGCAGATGAGCCTACTACGGCTTTGGATGTAACTACTTCTGCAAAAATTTTGGATTTATTCTTAAAACTAAAAGAAGATTATAAAATGAGTATATTGATAATAACCCATGATTTGGGAGTTGTAGCTCAGGTTGCTGACAGGGTTATTGTTATGTATAGAGGAGAGATATTAGAGCAGGGAGATGTTTATCAGATATTTGAAAACCCAATTTCGGAATATACAAAAATGCTTTTAAATTCAAGATTTTCAATCAGGAGTAGAAATTGA
- the pyrE gene encoding orotate phosphoribosyltransferase — MDYKKRLEELIRERALKVADEPIFKLSSGKMSNYYLDLRTITLDPEGGFVIGNIIFDMIKDKNPDAIGGLTLGADPIAYATSIISFIKNKPIKPFVVRKEPKGHGTGKQIEGNLKPGENVFIVEDVVTTAGSSLKAAKVVKEFGANILGIIAIVDREEGGEENIKKEGFNFYPIFKVSYFLKK, encoded by the coding sequence ATGGATTATAAAAAAAGATTGGAAGAACTTATAAGAGAAAGAGCTTTAAAAGTAGCAGATGAACCGATTTTTAAATTATCTTCCGGAAAAATGAGTAATTATTATCTTGATTTAAGAACAATAACCCTTGACCCGGAAGGTGGCTTTGTTATAGGTAATATTATTTTTGATATGATAAAAGATAAAAATCCGGATGCTATTGGGGGACTTACCCTTGGAGCAGACCCAATAGCCTATGCAACATCTATAATATCTTTTATAAAGAATAAGCCAATAAAACCTTTTGTTGTAAGAAAAGAACCAAAAGGACACGGCACCGGAAAACAGATAGAAGGAAATTTAAAACCGGGAGAGAATGTATTTATAGTTGAAGATGTTGTTACAACAGCCGGTTCATCTTTAAAAGCAGCAAAAGTAGTAAAAGAGTTTGGAGCAAATATTCTTGGAATAATTGCAATAGTGGATAGAGAAGAAGGCGGAGAAGAAAATATAAAAAAAGAAGGATTTAATTTTTACCCTATATTTAAAGTATCATATTTTCTTAAAAAGTAG